One Mesorhizobium sp. J428 DNA segment encodes these proteins:
- the xylF gene encoding D-xylose ABC transporter substrate-binding protein codes for MKKFATAMLAGVAMSMSLAAVAEAKDKIIGVSWSNFQEERWKTDEAAMKAAIEAAGDKYISADAQSSAAKQLTDVEALIAQGANALIILSQDASAIGPAVEKALSEGIPVVGYDRLIENKDVFYLTFDNKEVGRLQAREVFKVKPEGNYAFIKGSSADPNADFLFSGQMEVLKEAIDSGKVKNVGEAYTDGWLPANAQKNMEQILTTNDNKVDAVVASNDGTAGGAIAALAAQGLAGSVPVSGQDGDHAALNRVALGTQTVSVWKDARELGKNAAEIASQLADGKAMTDIPNVVKFTTPGGNETNSVFLTPIAITKDNLNVVIDAGWVTKDVVCQGVAAGSVAACN; via the coding sequence ATGAAGAAATTTGCAACCGCCATGCTGGCGGGCGTCGCCATGTCGATGTCGCTCGCCGCCGTCGCAGAGGCGAAGGACAAGATCATCGGCGTTTCATGGTCCAACTTCCAGGAAGAGCGCTGGAAGACGGACGAAGCCGCGATGAAGGCCGCGATCGAGGCCGCCGGCGACAAATACATCTCGGCCGACGCGCAGTCCTCCGCCGCCAAGCAGCTCACCGACGTCGAAGCCCTGATCGCGCAGGGCGCGAACGCGCTCATCATCCTGTCGCAGGACGCATCGGCCATCGGGCCGGCTGTCGAGAAGGCTCTGTCGGAAGGCATTCCGGTGGTGGGCTATGATCGTCTGATCGAGAACAAGGACGTCTTCTACCTGACTTTCGACAACAAGGAAGTGGGCCGCCTGCAGGCCCGCGAGGTGTTCAAGGTCAAGCCTGAGGGCAACTATGCCTTCATCAAGGGCTCGTCGGCCGATCCGAACGCCGACTTCCTGTTCTCCGGCCAGATGGAAGTGCTGAAGGAAGCGATCGATTCCGGCAAGGTGAAGAATGTCGGCGAGGCCTATACGGACGGCTGGCTGCCGGCGAACGCCCAGAAGAACATGGAGCAGATCCTGACAACCAACGACAACAAGGTCGACGCGGTCGTGGCCTCCAATGACGGCACGGCCGGCGGCGCGATCGCGGCGCTCGCCGCACAGGGCCTCGCGGGCTCCGTGCCGGTGTCCGGCCAGGACGGCGACCACGCTGCGCTGAACCGCGTCGCGCTCGGCACGCAGACCGTGTCGGTGTGGAAGGACGCGCGCGAGCTCGGCAAGAACGCGGCCGAGATCGCCTCGCAGCTCGCCGACGGCAAGGCGATGACCGACATCCCGAACGTCGTGAAGTTCACGACGCCGGGCGGCAACGAGACCAACTCGGTCTTCCTGACCCCGATCGCGATCACCAAGGACAACCTCAACGTCGTTATCGACGCCGGCTGGGTGACCAAGGATGTGGTCTGCCAGGGCGTGGCGGCGGGTTCCGTCGCGGCCTGCAACTGA
- a CDS encoding vanadium-dependent haloperoxidase, translating into MRIVRTLWVVVAVLLCGATIAAAQQPVSEPARSRHALLVWHRLVLELVRHTATYSPPVASRAFAYLGVTAFEALATGSDGLHSLAGQLNELTPVPPREAGQSYDGAVVVQAAMAHAAAALFENTGPTGQRAMAAMARKAAADAALGVPEEVVRRSEDYGRAVARHILAWAATDGGATIENMGFPLDYKLTEGPAHWVPTNLVRQQQFPLLPDWGRTRTFAMPDGASCGLPPPPAYSEAPGSQFYIEASEVRDTVNGLTDEQRAIARFWSDDPMLSPTPPGHWISIAIGILEKEDADLVTSAETLVRLGVTLADAFIGCWHSKFEYDLVRPLTYIRRVIDPKWEAILNTPPFPEYPSGHSTQSGAAATVLTDMFGPAYAFEDGTHSDDGLPARRFASFWAAAEEAGISRLYGGIHFRSAIERGLDQGRCVGAYANALRTRN; encoded by the coding sequence ATGCGCATCGTGCGGACATTGTGGGTCGTTGTGGCGGTCCTGCTTTGCGGCGCGACCATTGCCGCCGCGCAGCAACCCGTCTCCGAGCCGGCACGCTCGCGTCACGCGCTGCTCGTCTGGCACCGCCTCGTGCTGGAGCTCGTCCGCCATACGGCGACCTATTCGCCGCCTGTCGCAAGCCGCGCCTTCGCCTATCTCGGCGTGACCGCCTTCGAGGCGCTTGCGACCGGCTCCGACGGGCTGCATTCGCTCGCAGGCCAGTTGAACGAGCTGACGCCGGTCCCGCCGCGCGAGGCCGGACAGTCCTACGACGGCGCCGTCGTCGTGCAGGCGGCGATGGCGCATGCCGCGGCGGCGCTGTTCGAGAATACCGGCCCGACGGGCCAGCGCGCGATGGCCGCGATGGCGAGGAAGGCGGCCGCCGACGCCGCGCTCGGCGTGCCGGAGGAGGTCGTGCGCCGCAGCGAGGACTATGGCCGCGCGGTGGCGCGCCACATCCTCGCCTGGGCGGCGACGGACGGCGGCGCAACGATCGAGAACATGGGCTTTCCGCTGGACTACAAGCTGACCGAGGGACCGGCGCACTGGGTGCCGACCAACCTCGTCCGCCAGCAGCAGTTTCCGCTCCTGCCCGACTGGGGCAGGACGCGCACCTTCGCCATGCCGGACGGCGCATCCTGCGGGCTGCCGCCGCCGCCGGCCTACAGCGAGGCACCCGGCTCGCAGTTCTACATCGAGGCCAGCGAGGTGCGGGACACGGTCAACGGCCTCACCGACGAGCAGCGGGCGATCGCGCGCTTCTGGTCCGACGATCCGATGCTGTCGCCCACGCCGCCCGGCCACTGGATTTCCATTGCGATCGGCATCCTGGAGAAGGAGGACGCCGATCTCGTCACCAGCGCCGAGACGCTGGTGCGGCTGGGCGTCACGCTGGCGGATGCCTTCATCGGCTGCTGGCATTCCAAGTTCGAATACGACCTCGTCCGCCCGCTCACCTATATCCGTCGCGTCATCGATCCGAAGTGGGAGGCGATCCTCAACACGCCGCCCTTTCCGGAATATCCGAGCGGGCATTCGACCCAGTCCGGGGCGGCCGCGACGGTGCTGACCGACATGTTCGGGCCGGCCTATGCTTTCGAGGACGGCACGCATTCCGATGACGGCCTTCCGGCGCGCCGCTTCGCGAGCTTCTGGGCGGCGGCGGAAGAGGCCGGCATCTCGCGGCTCTATGGCGGGATCCACTTCCGCTCGGCGATCGAGCGCGGGCTCGACCAGGGGCGCTGCGTCGGCGCCTATGCCAACGCGCTCAGGACGAGGAACTGA
- the phoB gene encoding phosphate regulon transcriptional regulator PhoB encodes MIAPKIMVVEDEEPLGVLLRYNLEAEGYQVEIVTRGDEAELRLQENVPDLLVLDWMVPAVSGIELCRRLRMRSETERLPIIMLTARGEESDRVRGLSTGADDYLVKPFSTPEFMARVRALLRRAKPEVLSSVLKVGDIVLDRESHRVYRKKNEIRLGPTEFRLLEFLMQHPGRVYTRGQLLDNVWGDTNYIDERTVDVHVGRLRKAVNNGRQTDVIRTIRGSGYAIRED; translated from the coding sequence ATGATTGCCCCGAAGATCATGGTCGTGGAGGACGAGGAGCCGCTCGGCGTCCTCCTGCGCTACAACCTCGAGGCGGAAGGCTACCAGGTCGAGATCGTCACTCGTGGCGACGAGGCGGAGCTCAGGCTGCAGGAAAACGTGCCCGATCTCCTGGTGCTCGACTGGATGGTGCCCGCCGTCTCCGGCATCGAGCTCTGCCGGCGGCTCAGGATGCGCTCCGAGACCGAGCGTCTGCCCATCATCATGCTGACTGCGCGCGGCGAGGAGAGCGACCGCGTGCGCGGCCTGTCGACCGGCGCCGACGACTATCTGGTCAAGCCGTTCTCGACGCCGGAGTTCATGGCGCGGGTGAGGGCGCTGTTGCGCCGGGCCAAGCCCGAGGTGCTGTCCAGCGTGCTCAAGGTTGGCGACATCGTGCTCGACCGCGAATCCCACCGCGTCTACCGCAAGAAAAACGAGATCCGCCTCGGGCCGACCGAGTTCCGGCTGCTGGAGTTCCTGATGCAGCATCCCGGCCGCGTCTACACGCGCGGCCAGCTGCTCGACAATGTCTGGGGTGACACCAACTACATCGACGAGCGCACCGTCGACGTCCATGTCGGCCGCCTGCGCAAGGCGGTCAACAACGGCCGCCAGACCGACGTCATCCGCACCATCCGCGGCTCGGGCTACGCCATCCGCGAGGATTAG
- a CDS encoding ROK family protein translates to MTVGIRHDDLRRRNRAMVIGAVRRAGQPSRTEIAATTALSPSTISAITADLIAEGILVESRSGDTTAARRGRPQVAVRLSPAAATIVTMVLSMNQLSASLIDYAGETVAEERRKLPTLDLSREALVSEVVGILRDLIGRMPQGRRPILRIVFAIQGITDSGERKLLWSPITPHADIDFASILEKEFGIPVTVENDCNMIAVGLRWRNPERYARDFIAVLLSHGIGMGMVLRGELFTGTQSSGGEFGHMIHRPDGALCRCGRRGCIEAYAGNYAIWRSARGLPETEAVARDVTDDDIRALAEVARRQPGPEREAFRVAGEAIGFGLGSLFALIDPAPVAIVGHGATAFDLMEKPMLNAIARTAGGVHSGAISFDTEPDEMPLIREGCAMRALTFIDQEVFSPGQAPAAGRNVA, encoded by the coding sequence ATGACGGTCGGAATCCGTCACGACGACCTGCGCCGCCGCAACCGCGCGATGGTGATCGGGGCGGTGCGCCGGGCCGGACAGCCGTCGCGGACCGAGATCGCCGCAACGACGGCGCTCAGCCCCTCGACCATCTCGGCCATCACCGCCGACCTCATCGCCGAGGGCATCCTCGTCGAGAGCCGCTCTGGCGATACGACCGCGGCGCGGCGGGGGCGGCCGCAGGTGGCGGTGCGGCTCAGCCCGGCGGCGGCGACCATCGTCACCATGGTCCTGTCGATGAACCAGCTGTCGGCGTCGCTGATCGACTATGCGGGGGAGACCGTGGCCGAGGAGAGGCGCAAGCTGCCGACCCTCGACCTGTCGCGCGAGGCGCTCGTCAGCGAGGTGGTCGGCATCCTGCGCGATCTCATCGGCCGAATGCCGCAAGGGCGGCGGCCGATCCTGCGCATCGTGTTCGCCATCCAGGGCATCACCGATTCCGGCGAGCGCAAGCTGTTGTGGTCGCCGATCACGCCGCATGCCGACATCGATTTCGCCTCCATCCTGGAGAAGGAATTCGGCATACCGGTCACGGTCGAGAACGACTGCAACATGATCGCGGTCGGCCTGCGCTGGCGCAATCCCGAACGCTACGCGCGCGATTTCATCGCCGTGCTTCTGTCGCACGGCATCGGCATGGGCATGGTGCTGCGCGGTGAGCTGTTCACAGGCACGCAGTCGTCCGGCGGCGAGTTCGGCCACATGATCCATCGGCCGGACGGGGCGCTGTGCCGCTGCGGCCGGCGCGGCTGCATCGAGGCCTATGCCGGCAACTACGCGATCTGGCGCAGCGCCAGGGGTCTGCCGGAGACCGAGGCCGTGGCCCGGGACGTGACCGATGACGATATCCGCGCATTGGCCGAGGTTGCGCGAAGGCAGCCCGGTCCCGAGCGCGAGGCGTTCCGCGTCGCCGGCGAGGCGATCGGCTTCGGCCTCGGCAGCCTGTTCGCCCTGATCGACCCCGCGCCCGTGGCGATCGTCGGCCACGGGGCGACCGCCTTCGACCTTATGGAGAAACCGATGCTGAACGCGATCGCGCGCACCGCCGGCGGCGTGCATTCGGGCGCCATCTCCTTCGACACTGAGCCGGACGAGATGCCGCTGATCCGCGAGGGATGCGCCATGCGGGCGCTGACCTTCATCGACCAGGAAGTCTTCTCGCCCGGCCAGGCGCCAGCCGCGGGCCGGAACGTCGCCTGA
- a CDS encoding CRTAC1 family protein: MRLIPALLAALLAIGPAASEAFESAVPTFTDETASAGIDHVFTGEWEFMVGGGAAVFDCNGDRMPDMLLAGGAAPATFYRNTGTVGGPLSFAAQESSLELDMVSGAYPLDIDGDGNRDLVLLRVGENVVMRGLGACRFERANEAFGFDGGDAWSTALAATWEKGARFPTIAVGNYIDRTQDAFPWGSCTDNWLHRPAGEERRFAPPLPLKPSYCALSMLFTDWNRSGAPSLRVSNDREYYKGGQEQMWRIDPGQPPALYGPADGWKPLKIWGMGIASTDLDGDGYPEYFLTSMADNKLQTLAPRPEGGAPKASFADIAFAKGVTAHRPYTGGEVKPSTAWHAQFEDVNNDGLADLFVAKGNVSEMPDFAMKDPDNLLLQKPDGTFEEAGEAAGIASFDTGRGAALADFNLDGQVDLVVVNRNSKARLWRNGGVAGNWAAFALGQPPPNVGAIGAWVEVRCGARTLRREITVGGGHAGGQLGWIHFGLGGEAKAEVRVLWPDGSEGDWQAVEANGFYDLIRGQPPRKWRPAG; this comes from the coding sequence ATGCGCCTGATCCCCGCCCTGCTGGCCGCGCTCCTTGCCATCGGCCCTGCCGCGTCGGAGGCGTTCGAAAGCGCCGTCCCGACATTCACCGACGAGACGGCTTCGGCCGGGATCGACCACGTCTTCACCGGCGAGTGGGAGTTCATGGTCGGCGGCGGCGCGGCCGTATTCGACTGCAACGGCGACCGGATGCCGGACATGCTGCTCGCAGGCGGAGCCGCGCCGGCGACGTTCTACCGCAACACGGGCACGGTCGGCGGCCCGCTCTCCTTCGCTGCGCAGGAGAGCAGCCTGGAACTCGACATGGTGTCGGGCGCCTATCCGCTCGACATCGACGGCGACGGCAATCGGGACCTCGTCCTCCTGCGGGTCGGCGAGAACGTGGTGATGAGAGGACTGGGAGCCTGCCGCTTCGAGCGCGCCAACGAGGCCTTCGGCTTCGACGGCGGCGACGCCTGGTCGACGGCGCTGGCCGCGACGTGGGAGAAGGGCGCGCGGTTCCCCACCATTGCCGTCGGCAACTACATCGACCGGACGCAGGACGCGTTCCCTTGGGGCTCCTGCACCGACAACTGGCTGCACCGCCCGGCGGGCGAGGAACGCAGGTTCGCTCCGCCCCTGCCGCTCAAGCCCAGCTACTGCGCCCTGTCCATGCTCTTCACCGACTGGAACCGGTCGGGCGCGCCGTCGCTGCGCGTCTCCAACGACCGCGAATACTACAAGGGCGGGCAAGAGCAGATGTGGCGGATCGATCCCGGCCAGCCGCCCGCGCTCTATGGCCCGGCCGACGGCTGGAAGCCGCTCAAGATCTGGGGCATGGGCATCGCCAGCACCGACCTCGACGGCGACGGCTACCCCGAATACTTCCTCACCTCCATGGCCGACAACAAGCTCCAGACGCTCGCCCCCAGGCCCGAGGGCGGCGCTCCGAAGGCGAGTTTCGCCGACATCGCCTTCGCGAAGGGCGTCACGGCGCACCGGCCCTATACGGGCGGCGAGGTGAAGCCGTCGACCGCCTGGCACGCCCAGTTCGAGGACGTGAACAATGACGGTCTCGCCGATCTCTTCGTCGCCAAGGGGAACGTCTCGGAGATGCCCGATTTCGCGATGAAGGATCCGGATAATCTTCTCCTTCAGAAGCCCGACGGCACCTTCGAGGAGGCGGGCGAGGCCGCGGGCATCGCGAGCTTCGATACGGGCAGGGGAGCAGCGCTTGCCGATTTCAACCTCGACGGCCAGGTCGATCTCGTCGTCGTCAACCGCAACAGCAAGGCGCGGCTGTGGCGCAATGGCGGCGTGGCGGGCAACTGGGCGGCGTTCGCGCTGGGCCAGCCGCCGCCCAATGTCGGCGCGATCGGCGCCTGGGTGGAGGTGCGCTGCGGTGCGCGCACCCTCCGCCGTGAGATCACCGTCGGCGGCGGCCATGCAGGCGGCCAGCTCGGCTGGATCCATTTCGGCCTCGGCGGCGAGGCGAAGGCCGAGGTGCGCGTGCTGTGGCCCGACGGAAGCGAGGGCGACTGGCAGGCAGTGGAGGCGAACGGCTTCTACGACCTCATTCGCGGGCAGCCGCCGCGCAAATGGCGTCCCGCCGGCTGA